A genomic region of Mesorhizobium sp. NZP2077 contains the following coding sequences:
- a CDS encoding CaiB/BaiF CoA-transferase family protein: MLKGTCIVEVEALGPAPFAGMLLADLGADVIVVHRKQAPVPGLPERSLLDRGKRSIALDLRDADDVAVLMRLIATADGLIEGFRPGVMERLGLGPDACRAANKRLVYGRMTGWGQDGPLAHTAGHDLNYIGVSGALWYASLPGEPPMAPPTLVGDIGGGALYLVIGMLAGIINARASGEGTVVDAAIVDGSAHMMNLLMVLGQIGGLSAERGTSLLDGPHWCRVYRTSDSGFISVQCIEPKFYALFLDRLGLAADPQFANQFDRDLWPRLGSRLAAIFAAKTRDEWTRLFEGSDACVAPVLNPRQAALHPHMAARGSWLTVDGILQAAAAPRFSGWAQRMPAKSPARDEHGAEIRDELADPQASH, translated from the coding sequence ATGCTGAAGGGGACCTGCATCGTCGAGGTCGAGGCGCTGGGGCCGGCGCCCTTCGCCGGCATGCTGCTCGCCGATCTCGGCGCCGATGTCATCGTCGTGCACCGCAAGCAGGCGCCCGTGCCGGGCCTCCCCGAACGCTCGCTGCTCGATCGCGGCAAGCGCTCCATCGCGCTCGACCTTAGGGATGCCGACGACGTGGCCGTGCTGATGCGCCTCATCGCCACCGCGGACGGGCTGATCGAAGGGTTTCGGCCAGGCGTCATGGAGCGTCTCGGGCTCGGTCCGGATGCCTGCCGCGCGGCCAACAAGCGGCTGGTCTACGGCCGCATGACCGGCTGGGGTCAGGACGGTCCGCTCGCCCACACCGCCGGACACGACCTGAACTATATCGGCGTGTCGGGCGCGCTCTGGTACGCCTCCTTGCCGGGCGAGCCGCCCATGGCGCCGCCGACGCTGGTCGGCGACATAGGCGGCGGCGCGCTCTATCTGGTGATCGGCATGCTCGCCGGCATCATCAACGCGCGTGCAAGCGGTGAAGGCACCGTGGTCGACGCGGCGATCGTCGACGGCTCGGCCCACATGATGAACCTGTTGATGGTGCTCGGCCAAATCGGCGGCCTCTCGGCCGAGCGGGGCACCAGCCTTCTCGACGGGCCGCATTGGTGCCGTGTCTACCGCACATCCGATAGCGGTTTCATCAGCGTCCAGTGCATCGAGCCTAAATTCTATGCGCTCTTCCTCGACCGCCTTGGCCTTGCCGCCGATCCGCAATTCGCCAACCAATTCGATCGCGATCTCTGGCCGCGGCTCGGCAGCCGGCTGGCGGCGATCTTTGCCGCCAAAACCCGCGACGAGTGGACCCGCCTATTCGAGGGCTCGGACGCTTGCGTCGCCCCCGTGCTCAATCCACGGCAGGCGGCACTGCATCCACACATGGCCGCGCGCGGCTCGTGGCTGACGGTGGACGGCATCTTGCAGGCTGCCGCGGCTCCACGCTTTTCCGGATGGGCGCAAAGGATGCCTGCGAAAAGTCCGGCACGCGACGAACATGGCGCGGAGATTCGCGACGAACTGGCGGATCCACAAGCAAGCCATTGA
- a CDS encoding LLM class flavin-dependent oxidoreductase, which translates to MKKIGFLSFGHWTPSSQSQVRSASDALLQSIDLAIAAEQLGADGAYFRVHHFARQLASPFPLLAAVGAKTSRIEIGTAVIDMRYENPLYMAEDAGAADIIAGGRLQLGISRGSPEQVIDGWRYFGYQPQEGKSDADMARHHAEVFLDTLRGEGFAQPNPRPMFPNPPGLLRLEPHSEGLRERIWWGAATNATSEWAAKLGMNLQSSTLKFDESGKPFHIQQAEQIRIYREAWKAAGHKREPRVSVSRSIFALVDDRDRAYFGRGNESRDQIGFIEENTRAIFGRSYAAEPDVLIKELAQDEAIAEADTLLLTVPNQLGVDYNAHVIEAILTHVAPALGWR; encoded by the coding sequence ATGAAAAAAATCGGTTTCCTGTCATTCGGGCACTGGACGCCCTCGTCGCAATCGCAAGTGCGCTCCGCTTCGGACGCGTTGCTGCAGTCCATCGATCTCGCTATCGCGGCCGAGCAGCTCGGCGCGGATGGCGCCTATTTCCGCGTGCATCATTTTGCCCGCCAGCTCGCCTCGCCATTCCCGCTTTTGGCGGCCGTCGGCGCCAAGACCAGCCGCATCGAGATCGGCACGGCGGTCATCGACATGCGCTACGAGAACCCGCTCTACATGGCCGAGGATGCGGGGGCCGCCGACATCATCGCCGGCGGGCGCCTGCAACTTGGCATCAGCCGTGGCTCGCCCGAGCAGGTGATCGATGGCTGGCGCTATTTCGGCTACCAGCCGCAGGAAGGCAAAAGCGACGCCGACATGGCGCGGCATCATGCCGAGGTTTTCCTCGACACGCTGCGCGGCGAAGGCTTTGCCCAACCCAATCCGCGGCCGATGTTCCCCAACCCGCCCGGCCTGCTCAGGCTGGAGCCGCATTCGGAAGGCCTGCGCGAGCGCATCTGGTGGGGCGCCGCCACCAACGCGACCTCGGAATGGGCGGCCAAGCTCGGCATGAATTTGCAGAGCTCGACGCTCAAATTCGACGAGAGCGGCAAGCCTTTCCACATCCAGCAGGCCGAGCAGATCCGCATCTATCGCGAGGCCTGGAAGGCGGCCGGCCACAAGCGTGAGCCGCGCGTGTCGGTCAGCCGCAGCATCTTCGCGTTGGTCGACGACCGCGACCGTGCCTATTTCGGCCGTGGTAACGAGAGCCGCGACCAGATCGGCTTCATCGAGGAGAATACGCGCGCGATCTTCGGCCGCAGCTACGCAGCCGAGCCGGACGTGCTGATCAAGGAGCTGGCTCAAGACGAGGCGATCGCCGAGGCCGACACGCTGCTGCTCACCGTGCCCAACCAGCTCGGCGTCGACTATAACGCCCATGTCATCGAGGCGATCCTGACCCATGTCGCGCCGGCGCTGGGCTGGCGCTGA
- a CDS encoding ThuA domain-containing protein, which translates to MAKKALIAWGGWEGHTPERSANVIRKLLERNGLDVTLGEGTALFADPELSSFDLIVPVITMSTIEKAELQNLTHAVREGSGLGGFHGTMGDSFRNEPDYQFMTGGQWVAHPGNIIDYRVVITQPDDPITRGVSDFAYRSEQYYMHVDPSNEVLATTTFTDAHFPGIGGVVMPVVWKRRYGAGRVFYSSLGHTADEFAVPEMALIVERGLLWAARG; encoded by the coding sequence ATGGCGAAGAAGGCCCTGATTGCCTGGGGCGGCTGGGAAGGCCACACGCCCGAGCGCAGCGCCAATGTCATCCGCAAGCTGCTTGAGCGCAACGGGCTTGATGTCACGCTGGGTGAAGGCACGGCGCTGTTCGCCGATCCGGAGTTGTCGTCCTTCGATCTCATCGTGCCTGTCATCACCATGTCGACGATCGAAAAGGCCGAGCTGCAGAACCTGACGCATGCGGTTCGCGAGGGAAGCGGGCTCGGCGGCTTCCACGGCACGATGGGCGACAGTTTTCGCAACGAGCCCGACTATCAGTTCATGACCGGCGGCCAATGGGTCGCGCATCCCGGCAACATCATCGACTATCGCGTGGTGATCACACAACCGGACGACCCGATCACCAGAGGTGTCAGCGACTTCGCCTACCGGTCTGAGCAGTATTACATGCATGTCGACCCGAGCAACGAGGTGCTGGCGACGACGACTTTCACCGACGCGCATTTCCCCGGTATTGGCGGGGTCGTCATGCCAGTGGTCTGGAAGCGGCGGTATGGCGCGGGCAGGGTCTTTTACAGTTCGCTTGGGCACACGGCGGATGAGTTCGCGGTGCCCGAGATGGCGCTGATTGTGGAGCGCGGTTTGCTTTGGGCGGCGAGGGGGTAG
- a CDS encoding amidase gives MTDASLHLVEATIDQLRRGLDDGLVTSVELVAAYLRRIAHFDRHGISLNAVPVLNPGMFEEAAASDQRRRAGALLGPLDGIPYTAKDSYKVKGLTVAAGSPAFEHLVANEDAFTIARLRAGGAVLIGLTNMPPMANGGMQRGVYGRAESPYNADYLTAAFASGSSNGSGTATAASFCAFGLGEETWSSGRAPATNNALVAYTPSRGVISVRGNWPLVPTMDVVVPHTRTMHDMLELLDVIVADDPETRGDFWRAQPWVTLPKSSEIRPPRYRDLAFAGSLKGKRLGVPRMYIGRDTDADRPIETRASVLALWEQAAADLRGLGAEVVEVDFPVVSNCERDRPGARTMAERGLVPKEFADRELWDLCIWGWDDFLGANADPALPDLASVDGPKIFPQPPGTLPDRYEGGFDLAEYVERAKSGVTPFRDIPTIEEGVKGLESTRRIDFEDWLDANGLDAVVLPAAADVGPADADINEASAALAWRNGTWVANGNLVWRHFGIPTVTVPMGTMADIGMPVGLTFAGKAYDDERLLRMAGDYERATQRRTRPPRTPELVDDVFSGRSSQAGNGKSAPLAIALAAETRASGDQDEITITLDLPGGAEAQNASIKVHINGEAVEMQRSGARVSGGALVPAAEHRRFHSVWRVSYGSIVTAVVRLENGCTAGAYVVTGGIG, from the coding sequence ATGACCGATGCCAGCCTTCATCTCGTCGAAGCGACGATCGACCAACTGCGCCGCGGGCTGGACGACGGCCTCGTCACCAGCGTCGAACTGGTCGCGGCCTATCTCAGGCGCATCGCGCATTTCGATCGCCACGGCATCAGCCTCAACGCCGTCCCGGTGCTCAATCCCGGCATGTTCGAGGAGGCCGCCGCTTCCGATCAGCGGCGCCGAGCTGGCGCCCTGCTCGGGCCGCTCGACGGCATCCCCTACACCGCCAAGGACAGCTATAAGGTCAAAGGCCTGACGGTCGCCGCCGGCTCGCCGGCCTTCGAGCATCTCGTCGCCAATGAGGACGCCTTCACCATCGCCCGGCTGCGCGCCGGCGGTGCCGTGCTGATCGGCCTCACCAACATGCCGCCCATGGCCAATGGCGGCATGCAGCGCGGCGTCTATGGCCGCGCCGAAAGCCCCTACAATGCCGACTATCTGACCGCAGCCTTTGCATCCGGTTCCTCGAACGGCTCCGGCACGGCGACAGCGGCCAGCTTCTGTGCCTTCGGGCTCGGCGAGGAAACCTGGTCGTCCGGCCGCGCGCCGGCCACCAACAATGCTCTGGTCGCTTACACGCCGTCGCGCGGCGTCATTTCCGTGCGCGGCAACTGGCCGCTGGTGCCGACCATGGATGTCGTGGTGCCGCACACGCGGACCATGCACGACATGCTCGAACTGCTCGATGTGATCGTTGCCGATGATCCCGAAACGCGAGGCGATTTCTGGCGCGCGCAGCCCTGGGTCACGTTGCCAAAAAGCTCAGAGATACGGCCCCCACGTTATCGCGATCTCGCGTTTGCGGGTTCCCTGAAGGGCAAGCGGCTCGGCGTGCCCAGAATGTATATCGGCAGAGACACCGACGCCGACCGGCCGATCGAAACCCGTGCCTCCGTGCTTGCCCTGTGGGAGCAGGCGGCGGCCGATCTCAGAGGGCTTGGCGCCGAAGTGGTGGAGGTGGATTTCCCCGTCGTCTCCAACTGCGAGCGTGACCGCCCCGGCGCGCGCACCATGGCCGAGCGCGGTCTGGTGCCGAAAGAGTTCGCCGACCGCGAACTCTGGGATCTCTGCATCTGGGGCTGGGACGACTTTTTGGGCGCCAATGCCGACCCTGCTCTGCCCGATCTCGCCTCGGTCGATGGCCCGAAAATCTTCCCGCAGCCGCCAGGCACGCTGCCCGACCGCTATGAGGGCGGCTTCGACCTGGCGGAGTATGTCGAACGCGCGAAATCCGGCGTCACACCCTTCAGGGATATTCCGACGATTGAAGAGGGTGTGAAAGGGCTGGAATCGACAAGGCGGATCGATTTCGAGGACTGGCTCGACGCCAATGGGCTCGACGCCGTGGTGCTGCCCGCCGCCGCCGATGTCGGGCCGGCCGATGCCGACATCAACGAGGCGTCGGCGGCGCTCGCCTGGCGCAACGGCACCTGGGTGGCCAACGGCAATCTGGTCTGGCGCCATTTCGGCATCCCGACCGTCACCGTGCCGATGGGCACCATGGCCGACATCGGCATGCCGGTCGGCCTGACCTTCGCCGGCAAGGCCTATGACGACGAAAGGCTGCTGCGCATGGCCGGCGACTACGAACGCGCCACACAGCGCCGCACTCGCCCGCCGCGCACGCCTGAACTGGTGGATGATGTGTTTTCAGGTCGGTCAAGCCAGGCTGGCAATGGCAAGTCGGCACCGCTGGCAATCGCGCTTGCCGCCGAGACGCGGGCTTCCGGCGATCAGGACGAGATCACCATCACGCTCGACCTGCCCGGCGGCGCAGAGGCGCAGAACGCCAGCATCAAGGTTCATATCAACGGAGAGGCCGTCGAAATGCAGCGAAGCGGCGCGCGCGTCAGCGGGGGCGCCCTCGTTCCGGCCGCTGAACATAGGCGGTTCCACAGCGTCTGGCGCGTTTCGTATGGCTCGATCGTGACGGCGGTGGTACGGCTGGAGAATGGATGTACGGCCGGTGCCTATGTGGTTACGGGTGGGATTGGGTGA